Genomic DNA from Candidatus Zixiibacteriota bacterium:
GCCGCCTCTCCCTGCTGTTCCCGGACACCTACAACGGCCAGCCGCGCCGGCTGCTCGACGCCGTGCTGCGAGAGGCCGGCCACTACCCGGTCATCGGAGCCGGCTCGTCCGAGAACGGGACGCAGGGCGCCACTTACCAGATGAGCGGCGATCTCGTCTTGAGCAACTCGGTTTCGGGATTGCATCTCTGGGGCGGGTTCAACGTGCACGTCGACGTCACGCAGGGATGCCAGCCGATCACGAAGCCGATGACGATCACCAGGAGCCTGCAGAACGTCATCTTCGAGATCGACCGGCGGCCCGCGTTCCAGGTATTCACCGGGCTGCTCAAAGGCCCCCTGCTCGAGGACCTGCGGCGCGCGCTGGCTTACGTGTTCGTGGGCCTTCCTCCGTCGCGGGAACGCGGTGAGATCGAGCAGGGGCGTTATCTTGTGCGGAACATCGTCGGGCTCGACCCCGCCCGCGGAACGGTGGCCATCGCCGAGACCCCCAGGGAAGGCGACACGATCGTCTTCGCGCTGCGCGACGGACCGCGAGCCCGAGAGGACCTGATCCAGATGCTCGACCGGCAGGCCGCGCGGCTGGACTGCAAGCGCCCCGCGTTCGGCTTTTATTTCAACTGCTGCGCCCGGGGCGCCTCGCTTTACGGCTTTCCCGGAATCGACACCGCTTACATTCAGCGCCGCTTCGGCGACTTTCCGCTCGTGGGGATGTTCGGCGGCTACGAGCTGGCGCCGCTCGGTGCCGCCAATCACCTCTTCGCCTATACCGGCGTGCTGGCGCTGGTGACGGAGCAAGACGCCTCGTAAGCGCGGCCGGCAAGGCCCGAACTCGATCCCGCAGCGCGGCGGCGGTCCGATCGTTCAAGCTACCAAAATTCGATCCAAAAACCGGGAAGCGGAGGAACTTTTGTTATGTCGGCAGCAGCCGGGCCTCGGCAGATGT
This window encodes:
- a CDS encoding FIST N-terminal domain-containing protein, producing RLSLLFPDTYNGQPRRLLDAVLREAGHYPVIGAGSSENGTQGATYQMSGDLVLSNSVSGLHLWGGFNVHVDVTQGCQPITKPMTITRSLQNVIFEIDRRPAFQVFTGLLKGPLLEDLRRALAYVFVGLPPSRERGEIEQGRYLVRNIVGLDPARGTVAIAETPREGDTIVFALRDGPRAREDLIQMLDRQAARLDCKRPAFGFYFNCCARGASLYGFPGIDTAYIQRRFGDFPLVGMFGGYELAPLGAANHLFAYTGVLALVTEQDAS